Sequence from the Streptomyces sp. R33 genome:
TATATGAGGACAGCCTCCCCAACGACTCCGCCCGGCGATGCGAATGTCCTCTTCTGGACGCCGTCCTCGCACCGCTGCGCGGGCATCGGGCCGGCTGCGCCGGCCTCCGGCCGTCGGGCTCTGCCCGAGGCCACTCCAACTCCGCCCGGCGATGCGAATGTCCTGTCGCGCCAGCCTCGTACCGTCGGGCGGTCAAACCCAAAGCGCCGAGTCACGGACGGTCCCGTGACTCGGCGCTTTGTCATGCCCGGTGGTCGATGATGGGGACCGACAGGTACGGCCGGTGCGTGGCGAGTGCGTGGTGAGCGCGGCCAGTCCGTCCGAGGCGGGTCCGGCTGAGCGCCGCGACGACGGACATGCCGCGCCGCGGGCGTCCGGCGGGCAGGATCTGCCCGTCGGGGTGAGCGAAGAACCGGAGGTCCTTCGTCGCCGTGATCGGCTTCCTGACCGGCCGGCCGTGCGCGTCGAGCCGGGTGTCGGTGCCCCGGCCCTCGTCCGCCACTGACACCGAGCCGTCGGCCGTGGAGCGTGACCGTAGACCGTACGACGCCCCGCCGGTGCACTGCGCCTCGTCGGCCGCGTACGCGACGACTTCGAGGATCAGGTGGGCAAGCCCGCCGGGGCGAACAGGGCCTGGTTCTCGCGGATGTGAGCACGATGGCCGGCATGGCCGGCGTCCACGGACCCTGCCCGGTCGTGCGTCGTGCTGCGCCACGAGGCCCTTGATCCGTCCATCGGAAAAGCCGGCATGCCGAAGCCCTGCGGCAGCAGCAGCACGGAGGGTACGGAGGCCAGGGGCGGCCCCGTGGGGCATGCAGAACGGCCCCCGTTCCTCCTCGTGGAGGGACGGGGGCCGTAACGTGCAGCCGCTACTGTGGGCCTGGGGCTCAGACCGCCAGCGGGCGGATCGCGGTCGGGGCGTGGCCCGGCTCGGTCGCGAGCTCCTCGAACTCGGTGACGTCGCTCATGTCGACCGTCTTGCTCATCGAGATGTTGGTGACGCGCTCCAGGATGGCCTCGACGACCACCGGGACGCTGTACTCGGCGGCGAGCTTCTTGGCCTCCTCGAAGGCGGCGCCCAGCTCGTTCGGGTCGGTGACGCGGATCGCCTTGCAGCCGAGACCCTCGACGACCTTGACGTGGTCGACGCCGTAGACACCCAGCTCCGGGGTGTTGATGTTCTCGAACTCCAGGTTGACCTCGAAGTTGATGCCGAGGCCGCCCTGCGCCTGACGGATCAGGCCGAGGTAGGCGTTGTTCACCAGGACGTGGACGTACGGGATCTTGTGCTGCGCGCCGACCGCCAGCTCCTCCAGCATGAACTGGAAGTCGTAGTCGCCGGAGAGGGCGACGACGGGGGTCTGCGGGTCGGCGGTGGCGACACCCAGCGCGGCCGGGATGGTCCAGCCGAGCGGGCCGGCCTGGCCGCAGTTGATCCAGTGGCGCGGCTTGAAGACGTGCAGCATCTGCGCGCCGGCGATCTGGGAAAGGCCGATGGTGGTGACGTAACGCGTCTCCGGGCCGAAGGCCTTGTTCATCTCCTCGTAGACGCGCTGCGGCTTCATGGGGATGTTGTCGAAGTGCGTACGGCGCTGCAGCGTGGCCTTGCGCTCCAGGTGCGAGGCGACCCAGGCGCTGAAGTCGGGCAGCTTGCCCTCGGCCTTGAGCTCCTTGGCGACCTCGATGAAAATCTCCAGCGCGGCCTTGGCGTCGGAGGCGATGCCGAGGTCGGGGGCGAAGATCTTGCCGAGCTGGGTGGGCTCGATGTCGACGTGGACGAACTTGCGGTCGCCGAGGTACGCGTCCAGGTTGTAACCGGTGTGGCGGTTGGCCCAGCGGTTGCCGATGCCGAGGACGAAGTCCGACTCGAGGAACGTCGCGTTGCCGTAGCGGTGCGAGGTCTGGACACCGACCATGCCGGCGGCGAGCTCGTGGTCGTCGGGGATGGTGCCCCAGCCCATCAGCGTGGAGATGACCGGGACGCCGGTCAGCTCGGCGAACTCGACCAGCAGGTCGGAGGCGTC
This genomic interval carries:
- the gcl gene encoding glyoxylate carboligase, whose product is MPRMTAAAAAVEILKREGVSQAFGVPGAAINPFYRELKNVGGINHTLARHVEGASHMAEGYTRTNAGNIGVCIGTSGPAGTDMITGLYSAIADSIPILCITGQAPVAKLHKEDFQAVDIASIAKPVTKAATTVLEAAQVPGVFQQAFYLMRSGRPGPVLIDLPIDVQLTEIEFDPDLYEPLPVHKPAATRKQAEKALQFLLESERPLIVAGGGIINADASDLLVEFAELTGVPVISTLMGWGTIPDDHELAAGMVGVQTSHRYGNATFLESDFVLGIGNRWANRHTGYNLDAYLGDRKFVHVDIEPTQLGKIFAPDLGIASDAKAALEIFIEVAKELKAEGKLPDFSAWVASHLERKATLQRRTHFDNIPMKPQRVYEEMNKAFGPETRYVTTIGLSQIAGAQMLHVFKPRHWINCGQAGPLGWTIPAALGVATADPQTPVVALSGDYDFQFMLEELAVGAQHKIPYVHVLVNNAYLGLIRQAQGGLGINFEVNLEFENINTPELGVYGVDHVKVVEGLGCKAIRVTDPNELGAAFEEAKKLAAEYSVPVVVEAILERVTNISMSKTVDMSDVTEFEELATEPGHAPTAIRPLAV